Within Streptomyces albofaciens JCM 4342, the genomic segment CCCCGGGGCGGTGGCTGCGCGGCCGGTGGGGTGACCGGCGCGGTCGCCTACTCGCGTGAGGGCGGCTCGACCGGTTCGGGGGGCGCTTTTCGGCCGTACGCGGTCAGCGGTGTCCGGGAGCACCGGTGCCCGGGAACCCGGTCTCCGGTGCGGCGCCCGCCGGTCCGGCGGCGCACGTCGCCAGCCAGCCGCGCAGCACGTCCCCGGCCGTCCGTTCGACCCCGGCCCGGTCGTGCCGTACGTCGTCGGGCCCGTCACCACCGCCGTCGCCCTGCCGCCGGCGGAAGGCCTCGATGGCCTGGTCGTCGGCCGGGTACTCGGCACCGCACTCCACCCGGAGCATGATCTTCGCCAGGAGGGCGGTGGCCTTGTGGAGCGCGTACGGGTCCGGGTCCTCCAGCAGGAGCTGCCTGCGGATGGCGACGGCGGCCCGCACGCCGTCGCGCAGGCTGCCCTCCGCGTACGTCACGGCGTCCGGTACGGGCAGGGCGAGGCCGGGGGCGCACCACAGGGGCGCGAGCGCGCCCGCCCCGCTCAGGGTGAGGACGTGCAGCAGCCGCGGCGGCAGGGCGCCCGCGCGGAACTCGTCCTCGGTCAGGACCGTCATCGTCAGCCGCGCCCCGGCCAGTCCGGGTGCCAGGTCCGCGCACACCCGACGGAGCCCGGAGAGCCGCTCCTGCGGCGTCAGCACGAGGACGTCCAGGTCGCTCCGGCCGTGCTCGTACGTTCCCCGGGCCGCGCTGCCGGTCACCGCGATCAGGTCCACGACGGGAAACGGCCGGGTGAGCCGCTCGCGCAGCGCGCGCAGGTGGACGCCGAGGCACGGCGGCAACCCCAGGCTGTGGACGGAGACGGGCTTCGGCGGCCGGAACGTCCAGGCCGAGTCGAAGGCCAGGCGGTCGAGATCGCGCTGAAGCGCCAGCCGGGCCCAGGGAGCGGTGGCGGCCCGCCCGGCGGGCGGCCCGTTCCGGACCCGCAGCCGGTCGCCGAAGATCTTGCGCAGCTCCGCGAGCGCGCCGGGGGCACGTACGGGCTCGATACTCACCCGATCGAGGAAGGGATGCGCGGCGCAGTACCGGTCGAGGCCGTCGGTGAGGCATTCGGCCCAGGTCACGTCATCGGCTGCCGTCCCACCGGCGAGGTGCGCGGCATCCAGGCGGGCATAGCCGCGCCGGGTGCGCAGGTATTCACCCGCGGCCTCGCGCTCCGGGTCGCTGTCGCCGCCCAGCGCCACCACCCGTACGCGGGAGAGCGCACACTCCGGGACCGCCGGGTACCGCCGGTGGAGGTGCTGCCGGAGTTCGTGCTGGATGTCGATGACCGGCCGGTCGCCGACGACGACGGCCGTGTCGAACCGCCCTTCGTCGACGAGGCGGTGAATCTGTTCGTGGAGGCGGCGCTGGTAGTTCTCCAGAAGCCCGCTCGGGGCCGGTGACCGGGCCAGACCGCGTGCCAGGCCCTGCGCGGGGTCCTCGTCGTGCAGCAGGACGACGCCGTACTCGCTCTCCTCGGCGGCGCACAGAGCGGCGCGGTACGGGGCGAGCGCGGCCCGGGCGACATCGGCCGCGCGCGCCGTCGTGCGCGCCTCGCGCACCGCGGCCACCGCCGCCAGCGTCGCTTCCAGCATGGGCAGGCCCTGCCGTACGCAGCGCAGGCCACCCGCGTTGGGCTGCCGCGCGCGGGTCAGGAAGGAGGCGGCGAGCACATCCGCCAGCTCCTGGTAGGAGACGTCCCGGAGCCACCAGCCGGTG encodes:
- a CDS encoding nucleotidyltransferase domain-containing protein yields the protein MPLNPPPENGPSAPPRVIAVSGPAHVGKSTQLRLLARRTPRLDVCHPAEEHAPQWPALLGTDRTGWWLRDVSYQELADVLAASFLTRARQPNAGGLRCVRQGLPMLEATLAAVAAVREARTTARAADVARAALAPYRAALCAAEESEYGVVLLHDEDPAQGLARGLARSPAPSGLLENYQRRLHEQIHRLVDEGRFDTAVVVGDRPVIDIQHELRQHLHRRYPAVPECALSRVRVVALGGDSDPEREAAGEYLRTRRGYARLDAAHLAGGTAADDVTWAECLTDGLDRYCAAHPFLDRVSIEPVRAPGALAELRKIFGDRLRVRNGPPAGRAATAPWARLALQRDLDRLAFDSAWTFRPPKPVSVHSLGLPPCLGVHLRALRERLTRPFPVVDLIAVTGSAARGTYEHGRSDLDVLVLTPQERLSGLRRVCADLAPGLAGARLTMTVLTEDEFRAGALPPRLLHVLTLSGAGALAPLWCAPGLALPVPDAVTYAEGSLRDGVRAAVAIRRQLLLEDPDPYALHKATALLAKIMLRVECGAEYPADDQAIEAFRRRQGDGGGDGPDDVRHDRAGVERTAGDVLRGWLATCAAGPAGAAPETGFPGTGAPGHR